TTATCTCACGAATACGAAGAAGAGCTTGATCACGCTAAGCGGATCACGGAGCGCATTTTGTTTTTGGAAGGCACGCCAGATACTGCTTCTCGTGCGCCAATTCACGTCGGTGCTGACGTGAAAGAAATGCTAGAAAATGACTTGGCTGCGGAAATTCTGGTAAAAGATCATTTGAAAAAGGTGATAGCTGTGTGTGAGCAAGCGCAAGATTATGTTACCCGTGAAATGCTCGAAACCCTGTTAGATGACACCGAAATGGATCACATTTATTGGCTTGAACAGCATATCAATTTAATCAAACTAATTGGTTTACCAAACTACATTCAGAGCCAACTTGCTAATAGCCCTGAATGATCCCAACCACCGCGCCTACCTTTGGGTGCGGTTTCTTTGTCTGCCATGCATTATCTTGGTGATTTATAACGAGCAAGGTATTCGTTATAAAATTAAGCAATCACAATGATTTGAACTAAAGTTTAGTTATGTGTTGAGTGATTAGTAATACGATGAAAATATTATTACTGTTTTTCTGCTTCCTGAGCTCAGTTTGTCTCGCAGCAAACTCCAAGCAAGTGTTTCGTATTTACCATGACGCTGACTATTCTAATTTAAATGAGTCAGCTGAAGCGATAAAAATGGGATTTTTAACCGCATTAGATGAAGTAGATAATCAAATCCAAGGTTATAAGATTGAATTGGTGGCCAAAGACCATCGTGGTAATAGTAATCGTAGCTTGCTTCACTTTAAGCAATTTCTAAAAGATCCCAATGCTTTGTTAGTACTTGGAGGCGTGCATTCTCCCCCCTATATCAAATTTCGTCAGTTTATCAACGAGAATAAGGCGCTGCTGTTGGTTCCTTGGGCCGCTGGTGGGCCAATTACAAGATACCCGAGTAAGGATAATTGGATTTTTAGGCTTTCTGTGGATGACACCAAAGCGGGTAAAGTACTCATCAATTATGCAAAGCAACAAGACTGTGTTGCACCTCATTTACTCCTTGAGGATACCGCATGGGGGCGATCCAATTACGACACACTGTTAGAAGAATATAAAAAATCCAAGCCTAACAACGCACTGCCAGTATCTTGGTTTAACTGGGCAACTAAGAAAAATGAGGCGCGGATCATTATCCATAATATTATTGAAAGTGAGCCACAATGTATCATTTTCGTTGGCAATGCGATTGAGGGCGCTGAGTTTGTAAAAGCCATGGCAAGTATTGACAAGGTGCAGCGCCTGCCCTTTGTCAGTCATTGGGGAGTAACTGCGGGTAACTTTTTTGAGATTATTGGGGATAAGTTATCAGCAGACGTTTCATTGTCGGTCCTACAAAGCTGTTTTTCTTTTGAGAATAAACCATTAAGTGCGTTTTCGGCACGAGTATTTAATCGTGCAAAACAGCTTTTCCCGACCGAGTTTGCCAAGCATGGATTTGTTCAAGCCGCTCCCGGGTTTATCCATGGCTATGATATTGCCAAGCTTCTTATTGCGGCAACGGAGCAAATAAAACTGACAGATTCGGTCGCGACCAACAGAGCCTTGTTAAAAAGCGCATTTGAGGATTTGCAATCGCCGGTTAACGGTCTAGTAAAAACGTATCAACGGCCTTTTAGTGTCTGGAGTGAAAAAAACGATTCAGCCCATGAAGCGCTAACCGTGCAAGACTTGTGTATGGGACAGTACCAGTCTAATGGCAGTATTAAACTAGTTTATAGTTACCCGGGGTCGCATTGAAAACTAAATTCACCTTAACGAGTAATCGCGCTTTTTACACCTTTTTAGGGTTAACGGCTATCGTTTCACTTCTGCTCAGTGCACTTTTTGTTGGGCTGAGATCAAATGTCATAGTCGAAGATTTAGTAAGAGAAACGAATGAAACCCAAGCTCAACTCGCAGTTAACAACTTAACTCAGTATCTTGAAAGTCGTAAGCAGATCCTCTCTGATCTTTCTCTACATCCTATTATCGTAAATGGTGCGATGGGCACGGGGCTCTCCGCGGCTAAGTTACGAGACTTTATGCGTAGTTTTCAAATTATAGGTAGAGAAGAAAAGTTAATGGTGATCAATGTATTGGGCGATGTGGTTTACGCAAACTTTGATTCTCATGAAGTGTTAGGCCAAAAACCAAAGTGGCTCGATAAAGTGATCAATGCAGAGCTGGCCAGTGCGATAGATCTCACTCAGATTGGCAACTTGCACTATTTCACAATAGCAGTACCGATTTACTATAACGGCTTTGCCGAGGGAGCACTTATTGGCGAGTTTTCTACGAGTTTAGAGAGTCTGCTGAGCTCCTCATCATCCAAATCTTTTCACAGCATTGGTTTAAAAGGCAGGTGGATTAACTTTTCTAACACCCAAAAAGTTGAAACTTACTTTAGTGTAAGCAGTCTCGATGTTGGCTCCACCGATTTAGTATTGGACTATCGTGTAGAGAAAAGTCAGGTCACTGACGAAGTGAAAATATTTGTGTGGGATCTTATTGGTGCTATTGCTTTTGGACTATTCCTATCATTTGGCTTGCTCTATTTGTTTGGTAAGCAACTTTTGTTAAACCCGTTCAAAAAGCTAGAGGAATCAAGGACAACACTCAAACGCAGTGAAGAGCGATTTAAACTTGCAATATTTGGTAGCGATGATGGCCTTTGGGACTGGGATCTTGAGCGGAATGCGGTGTTTTATTCAGACAGATTCAAATCTTTACTAGGCTTTTCGCAAGAGACACAAGCTTTATTCTCTGCGCATATTTCTAGTTTATTTGACCGAGTCCACCCTGCAGATCTCCCTAATTTAGAAAACTCAATTAAGTTTCATATGACGGAAGAAGAGCCTTTTGGTGTCGAGTGCAGAATAAAAACGAGGCAAAACAGCTATCGCTATTTTTGGCTAAAAGGTGCTGCGGCACTTAAAGATGGACAAGCGAAACGGATAGTTGGCTCACTTTCGGATATTACCGATCAAAAACTTCATCAAGAAGCGCTGAAAAAGGCCAAGGAACAAAATGATTTACTCGCTCAAGCAATAGAGTGCGCAAATGTCGGCATAACGATTGTTGATGCGACTAAGCCTGAATTGCCAATCGTATTTGCGAATAAAACATTTCAACAAATCACCGAATATGGTGATGAAGTACTGGGTGAAAACTGTCGTTTTTTGCAAGGTGAACATACCCAACAGCAAGCGTTAGAGGAAATCAGGGAAGCAATAATAGCTCACGAATTCGTCAAAGTTGAATTGATCAATTACACCAAATCTGGAAAGGCATTTTGGAATAGTTTGCAGATCTCTCCGGTGTTCAACGAACAAAATCAATTAACGGCATTCGTCGGTATCCAGCAAGATATTACCGCTGCTGTTGAGGCGAAAAAGGAGCTAGAACAAGCGAAGCAAGCGGCGGAGCAGGGCGCGCAAGCTAAAAGCGAGTTTTTAGCGTCAATGAGTCATGAGATCCGCACGCCAATGAATGGCGTAATAGGCATGTTAAGTCTGCTAGAAGATGAGCACCTTACTCAAACTCAATTACATAAAGTGAGTTTAGCAATGGGCAGCGCCAAGTCGTTATTAAATCTCATCAACGATATTTTAGATTTTTCTAAAATTGAGGCGGGTAAGCTTGAGCTTGAGTCACTAGATTTCGATGTTAGGGCATTGCTTGGCGAATTGGTTGAATCCGTTGCGTTGCAAGCGCAGAAAAAGGGACTTGAACTTATTCTAGATGTTACCCAACTTGAAAAGCCATTGGTGCAGGGGGACCCGAGCCGCATTCGACAAATAATCACCAACTTAATTAGTAATGCAATCAAGTTTACCGAGCAAGGCGAGATCATCATCCGAGCTTGGTTTAGTGAAGTGGATAATAAACTGAGATTTCATTGCTCAGTTGAAGATACCGGCATAGGGATACCAGAGGACAAAGCAGATAGGCTTTTTGCTAAATTCTCTCAAGTTGATGCCTCTACTACTAGAAAGTATGGAGGGACTGGACTGGGGCTTGCCATTGTCAGGCAACTCTGTGAATTAATGGATGGTGATATCACCGTGAGTAGTCGGTTTGGGCATGGTAGTCAATTTGAATTTTTCGTGACTTTGATCCATGGTAACAATACTCAATTCGAAGCTGCAAAAATTGATTTACAAGGGATCAAAATACTCCTAGTTGACGATAACCTCTCCGCCTTGACGAGTTTGGAATCTCAATTGAGGCATTGGGGGGCGAATGTGTATAAAGCCAGCTCTGGAATACAAGCACTATCTCTGTGTGAAGCTGAATACCAGCGTGATAAA
The sequence above is a segment of the Pseudoalteromonas piscicida genome. Coding sequences within it:
- a CDS encoding response regulator gives rise to the protein MKTKFTLTSNRAFYTFLGLTAIVSLLLSALFVGLRSNVIVEDLVRETNETQAQLAVNNLTQYLESRKQILSDLSLHPIIVNGAMGTGLSAAKLRDFMRSFQIIGREEKLMVINVLGDVVYANFDSHEVLGQKPKWLDKVINAELASAIDLTQIGNLHYFTIAVPIYYNGFAEGALIGEFSTSLESLLSSSSSKSFHSIGLKGRWINFSNTQKVETYFSVSSLDVGSTDLVLDYRVEKSQVTDEVKIFVWDLIGAIAFGLFLSFGLLYLFGKQLLLNPFKKLEESRTTLKRSEERFKLAIFGSDDGLWDWDLERNAVFYSDRFKSLLGFSQETQALFSAHISSLFDRVHPADLPNLENSIKFHMTEEEPFGVECRIKTRQNSYRYFWLKGAAALKDGQAKRIVGSLSDITDQKLHQEALKKAKEQNDLLAQAIECANVGITIVDATKPELPIVFANKTFQQITEYGDEVLGENCRFLQGEHTQQQALEEIREAIIAHEFVKVELINYTKSGKAFWNSLQISPVFNEQNQLTAFVGIQQDITAAVEAKKELEQAKQAAEQGAQAKSEFLASMSHEIRTPMNGVIGMLSLLEDEHLTQTQLHKVSLAMGSAKSLLNLINDILDFSKIEAGKLELESLDFDVRALLGELVESVALQAQKKGLELILDVTQLEKPLVQGDPSRIRQIITNLISNAIKFTEQGEIIIRAWFSEVDNKLRFHCSVEDTGIGIPEDKADRLFAKFSQVDASTTRKYGGTGLGLAIVRQLCELMDGDITVSSRFGHGSQFEFFVTLIHGNNTQFEAAKIDLQGIKILLVDDNLSALTSLESQLRHWGANVYKASSGIQALSLCEAEYQRDKNVFDIALLDMTLRGMSGEQLGAALKNDKRFKAIKLIMMTQMGTKGDGQFYAERGYSGYFPKPVTTKDLFDALTILAEDGKALANAKPLVTSHYLKLVRKATETEFTWPKPCRILLVEDNKVNQVVALSMLKKLGITHIEVAENGLLAIELLKSHQDECQFELILMDCQMPEMDGYRTTELIRDGAAGESYQGVKILAMTANAMSGDREKCLNAGMNDYLTKPISEEPLSEKLQYWLYKSEYASSDDTEETT
- a CDS encoding ABC transporter substrate-binding protein — encoded protein: MKILLLFFCFLSSVCLAANSKQVFRIYHDADYSNLNESAEAIKMGFLTALDEVDNQIQGYKIELVAKDHRGNSNRSLLHFKQFLKDPNALLVLGGVHSPPYIKFRQFINENKALLLVPWAAGGPITRYPSKDNWIFRLSVDDTKAGKVLINYAKQQDCVAPHLLLEDTAWGRSNYDTLLEEYKKSKPNNALPVSWFNWATKKNEARIIIHNIIESEPQCIIFVGNAIEGAEFVKAMASIDKVQRLPFVSHWGVTAGNFFEIIGDKLSADVSLSVLQSCFSFENKPLSAFSARVFNRAKQLFPTEFAKHGFVQAAPGFIHGYDIAKLLIAATEQIKLTDSVATNRALLKSAFEDLQSPVNGLVKTYQRPFSVWSEKNDSAHEALTVQDLCMGQYQSNGSIKLVYSYPGSH
- the bfr gene encoding bacterioferritin translates to MQGNSTVIDLLNKQLTLELSSMDQYLAHAKMYEDWGLEKLHHKLSHEYEEELDHAKRITERILFLEGTPDTASRAPIHVGADVKEMLENDLAAEILVKDHLKKVIAVCEQAQDYVTREMLETLLDDTEMDHIYWLEQHINLIKLIGLPNYIQSQLANSPE